The Collibacillus ludicampi DNA segment ATCTCGCTAACAAGCTCGTTCGGCAGTGTGGCTATGATCGTGTACGTGTGTACCTTTGAATCATCTGAAGTAGCCCGATATCGTATAGGGCATCCAGAAAAGAGTTGGGACACTCTGAAAGGTATTTCACGAGATGTT contains these protein-coding regions:
- a CDS encoding SOS response-associated peptidase family protein; its protein translation is MSQLFSGCPIRYRATSDDSKVHTYTIIATLPNELVSEIHDRMPVIFGRKIR